A stretch of Lathyrus oleraceus cultivar Zhongwan6 chromosome 6, CAAS_Psat_ZW6_1.0, whole genome shotgun sequence DNA encodes these proteins:
- the LOC127092516 gene encoding probable glutathione peroxidase 4 — protein sequence MGASQSISENSIHEFKVKDARGKEVNLGSYRGKVLLVINVASKCNFAEANYTQLTQLYSRYKDMGLEILAFPCNQFLRKEPGTSQEAEDFACNTYKAEYPILGKIRVNGQDAAPVYKYLKAQKCGSLGSRRIKWNFTKFLVDEKGHVIQRYSPTTQPLAIENDIKKALKVA from the exons ATGGGTGCTTCACAATCAATTTCAGAAAATTCTATTCATGAATTCAAAGTAAAG GATGCTAGGGGCAAAGAAGTGAACCTTGGAAGCTATAGGGGGAAGGTTCTTTTAGTAATTAACGTTGCATCAAAATG TAACTTTGCTGAAGCGAATTACACTCAGTTAACTCAGCTTTACTCGCGATACAAGGACATGG GTCTTGAGATATTGGCATTTCCATGCAACCAATTTTTGAGGAAAGAACCAGGAACTAGTCAGGAGGCTGAAGATTTTGCATGTAACACATACAAAGCTGAGTATCCCATTCTGGGAAAG ATACGTGTGAATGGACAAGATGCAGCACCTGTATATAAATACTTGAAAGCACAAAAATGTGGAAGTTTGGGATCAAGGAGAATAAAGTGGAATTTCACTAAGTTTTTAGTTGATGAGAAAGGCCATGTGATCCAGCGATATAGTCCAACAACACAACCATTGGCCATCGAG AATGATATCAAGAAGGCATTGAAAGTGGCTTAA